From a single Candoia aspera isolate rCanAsp1 chromosome 2, rCanAsp1.hap2, whole genome shotgun sequence genomic region:
- the LOC134492121 gene encoding zinc finger protein 850-like isoform X5, whose translation MHKRTHTGQKPYECPDCGKSFSLNSHLVIHQRTHTGEKPYECPDCGKRFSQNSSLVIHQRAHTGEKPYMCLDCGKSFSRSFDMVKHQRTHTGEKPYECLDCGKSFSLNSSLVIHQRTHTGEKPYECLDCGKRFSQNFSLVIHQRTHTGEKPYMCLDCGKSFSQNSQLMMHKRTHTGEKPYMCLDCGKSFSWNSQLVIHQRTHTGEKPYECPDCGKSFSVKSSLLVHQTTHTGEKPYECPDCGKSFIRNSHLVIHQRTHTGEKPYECPDCGKSFSRNSHLVRHQRTHTGEKPYECLDCGKRFSQNSQLVIHQRTLTGEKPYECPDCGKDFSRHASLVHHRRIHTGEKPYECLDCGKSFSWNSQLVIHQRTHTGEKPYVCPDCGKSFSQNSNLVYHRRIHTGEKPYECLDCGKSFSQNSHLVIHQRTHTGEKPYECPDCGKRFSQNSILVKHERTHTGEKPYECPDCGKRFSQNSQLVMHKRTHTGEKPYECLDCGKSFTLNSHLVIHQRTHTGEKPYECPDCGKSFSQSFDMVRHQRTHTGEKPYECPDCGKSFIRNSHLVIHQRTHTGEKPYECPDCGKSFSRNSQLVMHQRTHTGEKPYECPDCGKSFSRNSHLVIHQRTHTGEKPYECLDCGKSFIRNSHLVIHQRTHTGEKPYECPDCGKSFIQNSNLVIHQRTHTGEKPYECPDCGKDFRLRSSLINHVGLHIGEKPFKCPDCGRCFTNNSSLSRHKKRHMRQKVRNVEEA comes from the exons atgcacaagaggactcacacaggacagaaaccgtatgagtgtccggattgtgggaaaagtttcagtctgaattcccacttggtgatacaccagaggactcacacaggagagaaaccgtatgagtgtccggattgtgggaagcgtttcagtcagaattccagtcTAGTAATACACCAGAGggctcacacaggagagaaaccgtatatgtgtttggattgtgggaaaagtttcagtcggagcTTCGACATGGttaaacaccagaggactcacacaggagagaaaccgtatgagtgtctggattgtgggaaaagcttcagtctgaattccagcctggtgatacaccagaggactcacacaggagagaaaccgtatgagtgtctggattgtgggaaaagattCAGTCAGAATTTCAGTCTAgtaatacaccagaggactcacacaggagagaaaccgtatatgtgtttggattgtgggaaaagtttcagtcagaattcacagCTGATGATGcacaagaggactcacacaggagaaaaaccgtaTATGTgtttggattgtgggaaaagtttcagttggaattcccagctggtgattcaccagaggactcatactggagagaaaccgtatgagtgcccggattgtgggaaaagtttcagtgtcaAATCCAGCCTGCTTGTGCACCAGACGACTCATactggagagaaaccgtatgagtgtccggattgtgggaaaagtttcattcggaattcccacctggtgatacaccagaggactcacacaggagagaaaccatatgagtgtccggattgcgggaaaagtttcagtcggaattcccacctggtgagacaccagaggactcacacaggagagaaaccatatgagtgcctggattgtgggaaacgtttcagtcagaattcccagctggtgatacaccagaggactctcacaggagagaaaccatatgagtgtccagattgtgggaaaga ctttagcaGGCACGCCAGCCTGGTGCATCACaggaggattcacacaggagagaaaccgtatgagtgtctggattgtgggaaaagtttcagctggaattcccagctggtgattcaccagaggactcatactggagagaaaccgtatgtgtgcccagattgtgggaaaagtttcagtcagaattccaacctggtgTATCACaggaggattcacacaggagagaaaccgtatgagtgtctggattgtgggaaaagtttcagtcagaattcccacctggtgatacaccagaggacacacacaggagagaaaccatatgagtgtccggattgtgggaagcgtttcagtcagaattccatcCTGGTGAAACAcgagaggactcacacaggagagaaaccgtatgagtgtccggattgtgggaagcgtttcagtcagaattcacagctggtgatgcacaagaggactcacacaggagagaaaccatatgagtgtttggattgtgggaaaagtttcactcTGAATTCCCActtggtgatacaccagaggactcacacaggagagaaaccatatgagtgtccggattgtgggaaaagtttcagtcagagttTCGAcatggtgagacaccagaggactcacacaggagagaaaccgtatgagtgtccggattgtgggaaaagtttcattcggaattcccacctggtgatacaccagaggactcacacaggagagaaaccatatgagtgtccggattgtgggaaaagtttcagtcggaattcccagctggtgatgcaccagaggactcacacaggagagaaaccatatgagtgtccggattgtgggaaaagtttcagtcggaattcccacctggtgatacaccagaggactcacacaggagagaaaccatatgagtgtctggattgtgggaaaagtttcattcggaattcccacctggtgatacaccagaggactcacacaggagagaaaccatatgagtgtccggattgtgggaaaagtttcattcagaattccaacctggtgatacaccagaggactcacacaggagagaaaccatatgagtgtccagattgtgggaaagatttcagaCTTAGGTCTAGCCTGataaatcatgtaggtttacacataggagagaaaccgttcaaatgcccagactgtggacggTGCTTCACAAACAATTCCTCCCTCAGCAGACACAAGAAAAGGCACATGAGGCAGAAGGTTAGGAATGTAGAGGAGGCTTGA
- the LOC134492121 gene encoding zinc finger protein 850-like isoform X2 — protein sequence MLNSRKPYLEKSRGTFSKFRKTELCGRSRDCRSRLIIQERIHTREKPYKCSKCGKSFTCKSSLVIHRRTHTREKLKQCSQCGKSFSRHASLVHHRRIHTGEKPYECLDCGKSFSWNSQLVIHQRTHTGEKPYVCPDCGKSFSQNSNLVYHRRIHTGEKPYECLDCGKSFSQNSHLVIHQRTHTGEKPYECPDCGKRFSQNSILVKHERTHTGEKPYECPDCGKRFSQNSQLVMHKRTHTGEKPYECLDCGKSFTLNSHLVIHQRTHTGEKPYECPDCGKSFSQSFDMVRHQRTHTGEKPYECPDCGKSFIRNSHLVIHQRTHTGEKPYECPDCGKSFSRNSQLVMHQRTHTGEKPYECPDCGKSFSRNSHLVIHQRTHTGEKPYECLDCGKSFIRNSHLVIHQRTHTGEKPYECPDCGKSFIQNSNLVIHQRTHTGEKPYECPDCGKDFRLRSSLINHERIHTREKPYKCSKCGKSFTCKSSLVIHRRTHTGEKLKQCSQCGKSFSRHASLVHHRRTHAGEKPYECLDCGKSFSLNSNLVIHQRTHTGEKPYECLDCGKRFNQNSDLVIHQRTHTGEKPYMCLDCGKSFSWNSQLVIHQRTHTGERPYECLDCGKSFSRNSNLVRHQRTHTGEKQYECPDCGKCFSQNSKLVIHQRTHTGEKLYECPDCGKRFSQNSQLVMRQRTHTGEKPYECPDCGKSFSQNSSLVIHQRTHAGEKPYMCLDCGKSLSRSFGMVKHQRTHTGEKPYECPDCGKSFSRNSHLVIHQRTHTGEKPYECLDCGKTFSQRFDMVRHQRTHTGEKPYECLDCGKSFSQNSHLVIHQRTHTGEKPYECPDCGKSFSRNSHLVIHQRTHTGEKPYECLDCGKSFIRNSHLVIHQRTHTGEKPYECPDCGKSFIQNSNLVIHQRTHTGEKPYECPDCGKDFRLRSSLINHVGLHVGEKPFKCPDCGRCFTNNSSLSRHKKGHVRQKVRNVEET from the exons ATGTTGAACTCAAGGAAACCTTACTTAGAAAAGTCAAGGGGGACattttccaaattcagaaaaacaGAACTATGTGGGAGAAGTAGAGATTGTAGATCACGGCTGATTATTCAGGAGAGGATCCACACCagagaaaagccatacaaatgctccaaatgtggcaaaagctttacttgcaagaGCTCCCTGGTGATTCATCGAAGGACCCACACTAGAGagaagctaaagcagtgctctcaatgtggcaaaagctttagcaGGCACGCCAGCCTGGTGCATCACaggaggattcacacaggagagaaaccgtatgagtgtctggattgtgggaaaagtttcagctggaattcccagctggtgattcaccagaggactcatactggagagaaaccgtatgtgtgcccagattgtgggaaaagtttcagtcagaattccaacctggtgTATCACaggaggattcacacaggagagaaaccgtatgagtgtctggattgtgggaaaagtttcagtcagaattcccacctggtgatacaccagaggacacacacaggagagaaaccatatgagtgtccggattgtgggaagcgtttcagtcagaattccatcCTGGTGAAACAcgagaggactcacacaggagagaaaccgtatgagtgtccggattgtgggaagcgtttcagtcagaattcacagctggtgatgcacaagaggactcacacaggagagaaaccatatgagtgtttggattgtgggaaaagtttcactcTGAATTCCCActtggtgatacaccagaggactcacacaggagagaaaccatatgagtgtccggattgtgggaaaagtttcagtcagagttTCGAcatggtgagacaccagaggactcacacaggagagaaaccgtatgagtgtccggattgtgggaaaagtttcattcggaattcccacctggtgatacaccagaggactcacacaggagagaaaccatatgagtgtccggattgtgggaaaagtttcagtcggaattcccagctggtgatgcaccagaggactcacacaggagagaaaccatatgagtgtccggattgtgggaaaagtttcagtcggaattcccacctggtgatacaccagaggactcacacaggagagaaaccatatgagtgtctggattgtgggaaaagtttcattcggaattcccacctggtgatacaccagaggactcacacaggagagaaaccatatgagtgtccggattgtgggaaaagtttcattcagaattccaacctggtgatacaccagaggactcacacaggagagaaaccatatgagtgtccagattgtgggaaagatttcagaCTTAGGTCTAGCCTGataaatcat GAGAGGATCCACACCagagaaaagccatacaaatgctccaaatgtggcaaaagctttacttgcaagaGCTCCCTGGTGATTCATCGAAGGACCCACACTGGAGagaagctaaagcagtgctctCAATGTGGCAAAAGCTTCAGCAGGCATGCCAGCCTGGTGCATCACAGGAGGACTCAcgcaggagagaaaccgtatgagtgtctggattgtgggaaaagtttcagtctgaactccaacctggtgatacaccagaggactcacacaggagagaaaccatatgagtgtctggattgtgggaagcgtttcaaTCAGAATTCCGACCTGGTgattcaccagaggactcacacaggagagaaaccgtatatgtgtttggattgtgggaaaagtttcagttggaattcccagctggtgattcatcagaggactcacacaggagagagaccgtatgagtgtctggattgtgggaaaagtttcagtcggaattccaacctggtgagacaccagaggactcacacaggagagaaacaatatgagtgtccggattgtgggaagtgtttcagtcagaattccaagctggtgatacaccagaggactcacacaggagagaaactgtatgagtgtccggattgtggaaagcgtttcagtcagaattcacagCTGGTGATGcgccagaggactcacacaggagagaaaccgtatgagtgtccggattgtgggaaaagtttcagtcagaattccagtctagtaatacaccagaggactcacgcaggagagaagccatatatgtgtttggattgtgggaaaagtttaaGTCGGAGCTTCGGCATGGttaaacaccagaggactcacacaggagagaaaccatatgagtgtccggattgtgggaaaagtttcagtcggaattcccacctggtgatacaccaaaggactcacacaggagagaaaccatatgagtgtctggattgtgggaaaactttCAGTCAGAGATTCGAcatggtgagacaccagaggactcacacaggagagaaaccatatgagtgtctggattgtgggaaaagtttcagtcagaattcccacctggtgatacaccagaggactcacacaggagagaaaccatatgagtgtccggattgtgggaaaagtttcagtcggaattcccacctggtgatacaccagaggactcacacaggagagaaaccatatgagtgtctggattgtgggaaaagtttcattcggaattcccacctggtgatacaccagaggactcacacaggagagaaaccatatgagtgtccggattgtgggaaaagtttcattcagaattccaacctggtgatacaccagaggactcacacaggagagaaaccatatgagtgtccagattgtgggaaagatttcagacttaggtctagccttataaatcatgtaggtttacacGTAGGAGAGAAACcgttcaaatgcccagactgtggacggTGCTTCACAAACAATTCCTCCCTCAGCAGACACAAGAAAGGGCACGTGAGGCAGAAGGTTAGGAACGTAGAGGAGACTTGA
- the LOC134492121 gene encoding zinc finger protein 420-like isoform X1 yields MLNSRKPYLEKSRGTFSKFRKTELCGRSRDCRSRLIIQERIHTREKPYKCSKCGKSFTCKSSLVIHRRTHTREKLKQCSQCGKSFSRHASLVHHRRIHTGEKPYECLDCGKSFSWNSQLVIHQRTHTGEKPYVCPDCGKSFSQNSNLVYHRRIHTGEKPYECLDCGKSFSQNSHLVIHQRTHTGEKPYECPDCGKRFSQNSILVKHERTHTGEKPYECPDCGKRFSQNSQLVMHKRTHTGEKPYECLDCGKSFTLNSHLVIHQRTHTGEKPYECPDCGKSFSQSFDMVRHQRTHTGEKPYECPDCGKSFIRNSHLVIHQRTHTGEKPYECPDCGKSFSRNSQLVMHQRTHTGEKPYECPDCGKSFSRNSHLVIHQRTHTGEKPYECLDCGKSFIRNSHLVIHQRTHTGEKPYECPDCGKSFIQNSNLVIHQRTHTGEKPYECPDCGKDFRLRSSLINHVGLHIGEKPFKCPDCGRCFTNNSSLSRHKKRHMRQKVRNVEEA; encoded by the coding sequence ATGTTGAACTCAAGGAAACCTTACTTAGAAAAGTCAAGGGGGACattttccaaattcagaaaaacaGAACTATGTGGGAGAAGTAGAGATTGTAGATCACGGCTGATTATTCAGGAGAGGATCCACACCagagaaaagccatacaaatgctccaaatgtggcaaaagctttacttgcaagaGCTCCCTGGTGATTCATCGAAGGACCCACACTAGAGagaagctaaagcagtgctctcaatgtggcaaaagctttagcaGGCACGCCAGCCTGGTGCATCACaggaggattcacacaggagagaaaccgtatgagtgtctggattgtgggaaaagtttcagctggaattcccagctggtgattcaccagaggactcatactggagagaaaccgtatgtgtgcccagattgtgggaaaagtttcagtcagaattccaacctggtgTATCACaggaggattcacacaggagagaaaccgtatgagtgtctggattgtgggaaaagtttcagtcagaattcccacctggtgatacaccagaggacacacacaggagagaaaccatatgagtgtccggattgtgggaagcgtttcagtcagaattccatcCTGGTGAAACAcgagaggactcacacaggagagaaaccgtatgagtgtccggattgtgggaagcgtttcagtcagaattcacagctggtgatgcacaagaggactcacacaggagagaaaccatatgagtgtttggattgtgggaaaagtttcactcTGAATTCCCActtggtgatacaccagaggactcacacaggagagaaaccatatgagtgtccggattgtgggaaaagtttcagtcagagttTCGAcatggtgagacaccagaggactcacacaggagagaaaccgtatgagtgtccggattgtgggaaaagtttcattcggaattcccacctggtgatacaccagaggactcacacaggagagaaaccatatgagtgtccggattgtgggaaaagtttcagtcggaattcccagctggtgatgcaccagaggactcacacaggagagaaaccatatgagtgtccggattgtgggaaaagtttcagtcggaattcccacctggtgatacaccagaggactcacacaggagagaaaccatatgagtgtctggattgtgggaaaagtttcattcggaattcccacctggtgatacaccagaggactcacacaggagagaaaccatatgagtgtccggattgtgggaaaagtttcattcagaattccaacctggtgatacaccagaggactcacacaggagagaaaccatatgagtgtccagattgtgggaaagatttcagaCTTAGGTCTAGCCTGataaatcatgtaggtttacacataggagagaaaccgttcaaatgcccagactgtggacggTGCTTCACAAACAATTCCTCCCTCAGCAGACACAAGAAAAGGCACATGAGGCAGAAGGTTAGGAATGTAGAGGAGGCTTGA
- the LOC134492121 gene encoding zinc finger protein 850-like isoform X4 produces MCLDCGKSFSWNSQLVIHQRTHTGERPYECLDCGKSFSRNSNLVRHQRTHTGEKQYECPDCGKCFSQNSKLVIHQRTHTGEKLYECPDCGKRFSQNSQLVMRQRTHTGEKPYECPDCGKSFSQNSSLVIHQRTHAGEKPYMCLDCGKSLSRSFGMVKHQRTHTGEKPYECPDCGKSFSRNSHLVIHQRTHTGEKPYECLDCGKTFSQRFDMVRHQRTHTGEKPYECLDCGKSFSQNSHLVIHQRTHTGEKPYECPDCGKSFSRNSHLVIHQRTHTGEKPYECLDCGKSFIRNSHLVIHQRTHTGEKPYECPDCGKSFIQNSNLVIHQRTHTGEKPYECPDCGKDFRLRSSLINHERIHTREKPYKCSKCGKSFTCKSSLAVHRRTHTGEKLKQCSQCGKSFTRHGSLVYHRRTHPKERRHLCPDCGKSFIWNSHLVIHQRTHTGDKPYECLDCGKRFNDNSSLVKHQRTHTGEKPYECPDCGKSFSQNYNLVRHQTTHTGEKPYECLDCGKAFSQNSHLLIHQRTHTGEKQYECPDCGKCFSRNSSLVIHQRTHTGEKPYECFDCGKGFSLNSSLVMHQRTHTGDKPYKCLDCGRSFTMNSSLVRHQTTHTGEKLYECSDCGKSFSRNSSLVMHQRTHTGEKPYECPDCGKSFTRNSNLVIHQRTHTGEKPYECMDCGKSFSLNSNMVMHQRTHTGEKPYECPDCGKSFSRNCHLVIHQRTHTGEKPYKCPDCGKSFSLNSSLVIHQRNHTGEKPYACLDCGKSFSRSSDLVKHQRTHTGEKPYECPDCGKCFSVRSSLINHVGLHIGEKPFKCPDCGQCFTRKSSLSRHKKKHVRQKVRSVEKA; encoded by the exons atgtgtttggattgtgggaaaagtttcagttggaattcccagctggtgattcatcagaggactcacacaggagagagaccgtatgagtgtctggattgtgggaaaagtttcagtcggaattccaacctggtgagacaccagaggactcacacaggagagaaacaatatgagtgtccggattgtgggaagtgtttcagtcagaattccaagctggtgatacaccagaggactcacacaggagagaaactgtatgagtgtccggattgtggaaagcgtttcagtcagaattcacagCTGGTGATGcgccagaggactcacacaggagagaaaccgtatgagtgtccggattgtgggaaaagtttcagtcagaattccagtctagtaatacaccagaggactcacgcaggagagaagccatatatgtgtttggattgtgggaaaagtttaaGTCGGAGCTTCGGCATGGttaaacaccagaggactcacacaggagagaaaccatatgagtgtccggattgtgggaaaagtttcagtcggaattcccacctggtgatacaccaaaggactcacacaggagagaaaccatatgagtgtctggattgtgggaaaactttCAGTCAGAGATTCGAcatggtgagacaccagaggactcacacaggagagaaaccatatgagtgtctggattgtgggaaaagtttcagtcagaattcccacctggtgatacaccagaggactcacacaggagagaaaccatatgagtgtccggattgtgggaaaagtttcagtcggaattcccacctggtgatacaccagaggactcacacaggagagaaaccatatgagtgtctggattgtgggaaaagtttcattcggaattcccacctggtgatacaccagaggactcacacaggagagaaaccatatgagtgtccggattgtgggaaaagtttcattcagaattccaacctggtgatacaccagaggactcacacaggagagaaaccatatgagtgtccagattgtgggaaagatttcagacttaggtctagccttataaatcat GAGAGGATCCACACCagagaaaagccatacaaatgctccaaatgtggcaaaagctttacttgcaagaGCTCCCTGGCGGTTCATCGAAGGACCCACACTGGTGagaagctaaagcagtgctctcaatgtggcaaaagctttaccAGACACGGCAGCCTGGTGTATCACAGGAGGACTCACCCCAAAGAGAGAAGGCATttgtgtccggattgtgggaaaagtttcatttggaattcccacctggtgatacaccagaggactcacacaggagataaaccgtatgagtgtctggattgtgggaaacgtttcaatgacaattccagcctggtgaaacaccagaggactcacacaggagagaaaccgtacgaGTGTCCTGATTGTGgcaaaagtttcagtcagaattacaACCTGGTGAGACATCAGacaactcacacaggagagaaaccgtatgagtgtctggattgtgggaaagctttcagtcagaattcccacctgctgatacaccagaggactcacacaggagagaaacaatatgagtgtccggattgtgggaagtgtttcagtcggaattccagtCTAgtaatacaccagaggactcacacaggagagaaaccgtatgagtgtttcgattgtgggaaaggtttcagtctgaattccagcctggtgatgcaccagaggactcacacaggagataaACCATataagtgtctggattgtggcAGAAGTTTCACTAtgaattccagcctggtaagaCATCAGacgactcacacaggagagaaactgtatgagtgtTCGGATTGTGgcaaaagtttcagtcggaattccagtCTAGtaatgcaccagaggactcacacaggagagaaaccatatgagtgtccagattgtgggaaaagttttaccaggaattccaacctggtgatacaccagaggactcacacaggagagaaaccgtatgagtgtatggattgtgggaaaagtttcagtctgaATTCAAACATGGtaatgcaccagaggactcacacaggagagaaaccgtatgagtgtccggattgtgggaaaagtttcagtcggaattgcCACCTAGTGATACACCAgagaactcacacaggagagaaaccctataagtgtccagattgtgggaaaagtttcagcctGAATTCtagcctggtgatacaccagaggaatcacacaggagagaaaccgtatgcgtgtctggattgtgggaaaagtttcagtcggagttctgacctggtgaaacaccagaggactcacacaggagagaaaccatatgagtgtccggattgtgggaaatgtttcagtgtTAGGTCCAGCCTGataaatcatgtaggtttacacataggagagaaaccgttcaaatgcccagactgtggacAGTGCTTCACAAGGAAATCCTCCCTTAGCAGACACAAGAAAAAACATGTGAGGCAGAAGGTGAGGAGTGTAGAGAAGGCTTGA